In Microbacterium sp. 1.5R, the following are encoded in one genomic region:
- a CDS encoding PP2C family protein-serine/threonine phosphatase translates to MTLSSVVLSVASLTDTGLTRSANEDSVLVASPVFLVADGMGGHEAGDRASAAVVEAFEPLRGATVDVADIGQALSRASAVVDDISAEHKRGAGSTVTGVALVDHDGVPHWLVFNVGDSRVYRHHGNELTQLTIDHSLGQELVDAGELRAEDLSTFSQRNVITRAIGAPDSTADSWLLPVVDGERLLICSDGLSGEVSDEAIRATLTMNGRPETAAAALVSRALKAGGRDNVSVVVIDVISGGANGHSDDLTAGRDAASASLTDSMLEGTTIPVRAR, encoded by the coding sequence ATGACGCTCTCCTCGGTCGTCCTCAGCGTCGCGTCACTCACCGACACCGGTCTCACGCGCTCGGCGAATGAGGACTCGGTGCTGGTGGCGTCTCCGGTCTTCCTCGTCGCGGACGGCATGGGCGGGCATGAGGCGGGGGATCGTGCGAGCGCTGCGGTGGTGGAGGCGTTCGAGCCGCTTCGCGGGGCGACGGTCGACGTCGCCGACATCGGACAGGCATTGAGTCGCGCTTCGGCTGTGGTCGATGACATCTCCGCCGAGCACAAGCGCGGCGCAGGAAGCACCGTGACCGGTGTCGCTCTCGTCGATCACGACGGCGTGCCGCACTGGCTCGTCTTCAACGTCGGCGATTCCCGTGTCTACCGGCACCACGGCAACGAGCTGACACAGCTGACGATCGATCATTCGCTGGGGCAGGAACTGGTGGATGCCGGTGAGCTCCGCGCCGAGGATCTCTCGACGTTCTCGCAGCGCAACGTCATCACGAGGGCGATCGGTGCTCCCGACAGCACCGCGGACAGCTGGCTGCTGCCCGTGGTCGACGGCGAGCGACTGCTGATCTGCTCCGACGGCCTGAGCGGCGAGGTGAGCGACGAGGCGATCCGAGCGACCCTGACGATGAACGGGCGGCCGGAGACCGCGGCAGCGGCTCTCGTGAGCCGGGCGCTCAAAGCGGGTGGTCGCGACAACGTGTCGGTCGTCGTGATCGACGTGATCTCGGGAGGCGCGAACGGGCACTCGGACGACCTCACTGCGGGCCGCGATGCCGCATCCGCCTCGCTGACCGATTCGATGCTCGAGGGCACGACGATCCCGGTTCGAGCCAGATGA
- a CDS encoding DUF5684 domain-containing protein, with protein sequence MIAPVDTGYVTMLAIVGGVGVLIGLAVYVWYALALSRLFPRIDGEGWKGWVPILNEAEILARGGVPAWSVVFYFIPIVQLYGIYLKVVATHRINRRFGRGAGMTGLAILLPPVWATVLAWGAPPYPEGERLAALQPGPRRSSQPTATPARDASGYTIPSLAPHTQSQPDAPAPVFPDYAAPSRPAVQPDRNATAAAASGGPAGSGWGAPPVPGAPPVPVAGQPPVQGAPAASFAPPQPPASSFAQQPPAPQPPAPQPPAPQPPAPQPPAPQPPAPQPPAPQPAAPQAPALQPPAPPAPVRAPEPPAVEQPPAVNPPAPTEAHPTTGIMAAMGGAPVAPAAPQPPAPPVPVSDDVVPQQPAQTPAAAPASAPVPEFERPAENPPAAAPAEEAQRMVRPAPPSFRDGGLSDAQPQAPVIRPVPSSPAAAGTTADVHTAAVVPPADAAPAPAVEEPVPAPLAMPFGGLAADVDKTVVTPRPTHDVDEDLDATVVVARKRGVRRSLVLDDGRKFSLSGASVVIGRNPIGEPGEQRLAISDTTRTLSKTHARLVVHDDEWRLTDLHATNGVVVVEENGTETLLDPGESVTGNGRFILGEVGMHVIAERDS encoded by the coding sequence ATGATCGCGCCCGTGGATACCGGCTACGTCACGATGCTCGCCATCGTCGGCGGCGTCGGCGTGCTCATCGGCCTCGCCGTCTACGTCTGGTACGCGCTGGCGCTGTCGCGCCTCTTCCCGCGCATCGACGGAGAGGGGTGGAAGGGCTGGGTCCCCATCCTCAACGAGGCGGAGATCCTGGCGCGCGGCGGAGTGCCGGCGTGGTCGGTGGTGTTCTACTTCATCCCGATCGTGCAGCTGTACGGCATCTACCTCAAGGTCGTCGCGACCCACCGCATCAATCGGAGGTTCGGTCGCGGTGCGGGAATGACGGGGCTCGCGATCCTTCTACCTCCGGTCTGGGCGACGGTTCTCGCCTGGGGCGCCCCGCCGTATCCCGAGGGCGAACGGCTGGCCGCTCTGCAGCCCGGCCCGCGCCGAAGCTCGCAGCCCACGGCCACCCCGGCGAGGGACGCATCGGGATACACGATCCCGTCCCTGGCTCCGCATACGCAGAGCCAGCCTGACGCCCCCGCGCCCGTGTTCCCCGACTACGCCGCACCGAGCCGTCCGGCCGTGCAGCCCGACCGGAATGCGACCGCAGCCGCGGCGAGCGGTGGTCCCGCGGGTTCAGGGTGGGGCGCGCCTCCCGTCCCGGGCGCCCCGCCGGTTCCCGTCGCCGGACAGCCCCCGGTGCAGGGTGCGCCGGCGGCATCATTCGCTCCGCCGCAGCCGCCCGCCTCGTCCTTCGCGCAGCAGCCTCCTGCTCCTCAGCCTCCTGCTCCTCAGCCTCCTGCTCCTCAGCCTCCTGCTCCTCAGCCTCCTGCTCCTCAGCCTCCTGCTCCTCAGCCTCCTGCTCCTCAGCCTGCGGCTCCTCAGGCGCCGGCTTTGCAGCCTCCTGCGCCGCCCGCGCCGGTGCGCGCACCTGAGCCCCCTGCGGTGGAGCAGCCACCCGCCGTGAACCCGCCGGCTCCGACCGAGGCGCACCCGACCACCGGCATCATGGCCGCAATGGGTGGCGCGCCTGTGGCTCCGGCGGCGCCGCAGCCACCCGCGCCGCCGGTACCGGTATCCGACGACGTCGTGCCTCAGCAACCGGCACAGACACCGGCGGCGGCCCCGGCATCCGCTCCCGTGCCCGAGTTCGAGCGGCCGGCGGAGAACCCGCCTGCCGCGGCTCCCGCCGAAGAGGCGCAGCGTATGGTGCGGCCCGCTCCGCCCTCGTTCCGAGATGGTGGCCTCTCGGATGCACAGCCGCAGGCGCCGGTGATCCGTCCTGTCCCGTCGTCCCCCGCGGCTGCGGGGACCACCGCGGATGTGCATACGGCCGCGGTGGTGCCCCCGGCCGATGCAGCGCCCGCACCCGCGGTCGAGGAACCCGTCCCGGCGCCCCTCGCGATGCCGTTCGGAGGCCTCGCGGCCGACGTCGACAAGACGGTCGTCACACCGCGTCCGACGCACGATGTCGACGAGGACCTCGACGCCACCGTCGTCGTCGCCCGCAAGCGCGGAGTCCGCCGATCGCTCGTGCTCGATGACGGACGGAAGTTCTCGCTGTCCGGCGCCAGCGTCGTGATCGGCCGCAATCCGATCGGCGAGCCGGGCGAGCAGCGACTCGCCATCTCCGATACGACCCGCACGCTGTCGAAGACGCACGCTCGTCTCGTCGTGCACGACGACGAGTGGCGTCTCACCGATCTGCACGCCACGAACGGCGTCGTCGTGGTCGAGGAGAACGGCACCGAGACCCTGCTCGATCCCGGAGAGAGCGTCACCGGCAACGGCCGCTTCATCCTCGGTGAAGTGGGGATGCATGTGATCGCGGAGCGCGATTCATGA